From the Natrarchaeobaculum aegyptiacum genome, one window contains:
- a CDS encoding DUF5784 family protein, with protein MARPLRFRYSPTHWSEQRVRQKILQPLRSNIGARAVAPRFEIGGNWETHRFEMKNGDLALFARNGEEAYWMGNTETPSSLWRTDKFGWREVPYHVSRWTQRELLATLHEEDPWLADYPHLSWYFLPVFMSKDGRDATRAFFREHAAGFPDAGRRETTRYVEDLLATGALDEYRHVMSGKLGTSSHVDRVRMSAAVGEFIAAKILVDASYDVEPEIEVTTGHSLDFRATDDETNVLVEVTRPQPPTNRAAAGPVAAVRDTAETKTDGQLARHGGGAVLFVDCSSFRDDAWNAVRGERPEVHHRPAVVYRARPNGRVEGYRKGSVPLELESALEFVD; from the coding sequence GTGGCACGGCCGCTTCGCTTTCGATACTCGCCCACACACTGGAGCGAGCAACGCGTCAGACAGAAGATACTCCAGCCGCTCCGGTCGAACATCGGCGCTCGAGCCGTCGCTCCGCGGTTCGAGATCGGCGGCAACTGGGAGACCCACCGCTTCGAGATGAAAAACGGCGACCTCGCGCTGTTCGCCCGCAACGGCGAGGAAGCCTACTGGATGGGCAATACGGAGACGCCCTCCTCGCTGTGGCGCACCGACAAGTTCGGCTGGCGGGAGGTGCCCTATCACGTCTCGCGGTGGACCCAGCGAGAACTGCTCGCGACGCTCCACGAGGAGGACCCGTGGCTCGCCGACTACCCGCACCTCTCGTGGTACTTCCTCCCGGTGTTCATGTCCAAGGACGGCCGCGACGCGACCCGTGCATTTTTCCGTGAACACGCCGCCGGCTTCCCCGACGCCGGTCGGCGCGAGACGACCCGGTACGTCGAGGATCTGCTCGCGACCGGCGCGTTAGACGAGTACCGACACGTCATGTCCGGAAAACTCGGCACGAGCAGCCACGTCGACCGCGTCCGTATGAGCGCCGCCGTCGGCGAGTTCATCGCCGCGAAGATTCTCGTCGACGCCAGCTACGACGTCGAACCCGAGATCGAGGTCACGACGGGCCACTCACTCGACTTCCGGGCGACCGACGACGAGACGAACGTCCTCGTCGAGGTCACCCGTCCACAGCCGCCGACGAACCGCGCGGCCGCCGGTCCCGTCGCCGCCGTCCGCGACACTGCCGAGACGAAAACCGACGGCCAGCTCGCCCGCCACGGCGGCGGTGCCGTCCTCTTCGTCGACTGTTCGTCGTTCCGTGACGACGCCTGGAACGCCGTCCGCGGCGAACGCCCCGAGGTCCACCACCGCCCGGCCGTCGTCTACCGCGCGCGGCCGAACGGACGTGTCGAGGGCTACCGGAAAGGCTCGGTGCCCCTCGAGCTCGAGTCGGCGCTCGAGTTCGTCGACTGA
- a CDS encoding DUF5786 family protein translates to MSMGAYDEDEHERREKQASRVDADFDDERTIYHGEVEYDSGDSAEELLSKFEEIKTD, encoded by the coding sequence ATGTCAATGGGTGCCTATGACGAAGACGAGCACGAGCGCCGTGAAAAGCAGGCCTCGAGAGTGGACGCGGACTTCGACGACGAGCGGACGATCTACCACGGCGAAGTCGAGTACGACTCGGGCGACTCTGCAGAGGAACTGCTCAGCAAGTTCGAAGAGATCAAGACGGACTAG
- a CDS encoding DUF7530 family protein codes for MTSTSRPEYGETWVYESLLGTVPGLRVAARTAIAIQFVGFEAAILIVAAVYDLWAAVIPGTVAVAVATIGSWLMVRFSRRVRDLPTPTGYRRLLFGSSIDVVLGVFAFVALVTYLFVLDPAGSDNGLVTELFGAEPPAIAVALALLVLWDVVYRIGTCWWASVVGLWRALVYEFDAETARGYRRVDALNVGFAGVQLLLVPFLVEHPLLLATLCGHVVAVVVVATLSMALGRSDETNGRKPVGKR; via the coding sequence ATGACGTCGACTTCGCGCCCGGAGTACGGCGAGACCTGGGTATACGAGAGCCTCCTCGGGACGGTGCCGGGGCTGCGAGTCGCTGCACGGACGGCGATTGCGATCCAGTTCGTCGGATTCGAGGCTGCGATCCTGATCGTCGCGGCCGTCTACGACCTCTGGGCGGCCGTGATTCCCGGGACCGTCGCCGTCGCTGTCGCCACGATCGGGAGCTGGCTCATGGTGCGATTCAGCCGCCGAGTGCGCGATCTACCGACGCCGACGGGGTACCGGCGGCTCCTGTTCGGCTCGAGTATCGACGTCGTTCTCGGCGTGTTCGCGTTCGTGGCACTCGTCACGTACCTGTTCGTGCTCGACCCGGCTGGGAGCGACAACGGGCTCGTCACCGAACTGTTCGGGGCGGAGCCGCCGGCGATCGCTGTTGCACTGGCGTTGCTCGTGCTGTGGGACGTCGTCTATCGGATCGGAACCTGCTGGTGGGCGAGCGTCGTCGGGCTCTGGCGTGCGCTCGTCTACGAGTTCGACGCGGAGACGGCACGAGGCTACCGGCGGGTCGACGCGCTGAACGTCGGCTTCGCGGGAGTGCAGTTACTGCTGGTTCCGTTTCTGGTCGAGCACCCGCTTTTGCTCGCGACGCTCTGTGGACACGTCGTCGCGGTGGTCGTCGTCGCAACACTGTCGATGGCACTCGGGCGGAGCGATGAGACGAACGGACGAAAACCAGTCGGCAAGCGCTAG
- a CDS encoding NAD(P)H-binding protein, with protein sequence MNVLVTGATGFVGGRLVAALLAETDHEVTVLVRDADGYEPPGELTVVEGDVLEPGSFEPALEDVDVAFYLIHAMDASGDFAGRDRRAARNFERAATGAGLERVIYLSGLGSDVDELSAHLASRREVESVLADGAAEVTVLRAAIIVGDGSASFRLLTQLATRLPVMVTPRWIHTECQPIAIDDVVAYCLAVLERPETAGETYEIGGPDVLTYRELLIRTAEIVVGRRPLIVPVPVLSPRVSAYWVGLVTDVSPTVAYPLIDGLRNPVVVDDDRLKRLVGLEPTPFDVAVRRAAGLEVDGDAAETTVSGGRIAE encoded by the coding sequence ATGAACGTACTCGTGACGGGGGCGACGGGATTCGTCGGTGGTCGACTCGTGGCCGCGTTGCTTGCAGAGACCGACCACGAGGTGACCGTCCTCGTGCGAGATGCCGACGGCTACGAGCCGCCGGGTGAGCTCACCGTCGTCGAAGGCGACGTCCTCGAGCCGGGAAGCTTCGAGCCGGCGCTCGAGGACGTCGACGTCGCTTTCTACCTGATTCACGCGATGGACGCGAGCGGCGACTTCGCCGGACGGGATCGACGCGCCGCCCGGAACTTCGAACGGGCGGCGACTGGCGCAGGACTCGAGCGGGTGATCTACCTGAGCGGACTCGGCAGCGACGTGGACGAACTCTCGGCACATCTTGCCTCCCGGCGCGAGGTCGAATCGGTGCTGGCAGACGGGGCTGCCGAGGTGACCGTCCTCCGGGCCGCGATCATCGTCGGTGACGGGAGCGCGAGCTTCCGGTTGCTGACACAGCTTGCAACCCGACTCCCGGTGATGGTGACGCCCCGGTGGATTCACACGGAGTGTCAGCCGATCGCGATCGACGACGTCGTTGCCTACTGTCTGGCCGTCCTCGAGCGACCGGAGACGGCCGGAGAGACCTACGAAATCGGTGGCCCGGACGTCCTCACCTACCGTGAGCTGTTGATCAGGACTGCCGAAATCGTCGTCGGTCGCCGCCCGCTGATCGTCCCGGTTCCGGTGTTGAGTCCCAGAGTCTCGGCGTACTGGGTCGGGCTGGTCACCGACGTGTCACCGACGGTTGCCTATCCACTGATCGACGGCCTTCGAAACCCCGTGGTCGTCGACGACGACCGGTTGAAACGGCTGGTCGGGCTCGAGCCGACGCCGTTCGACGTCGCCGTCAGACGGGCCGCGGGGCTCGAAGTCGACGGGGACGCTGCCGAGACGACGGTATCCGGTGGGCGGATCGCCGAATGA
- a CDS encoding YkgJ family cysteine cluster protein — MEVNCEGCAGCCMDWRGLLSGTDPEDRERDGSTRGGYGPRATRGGRGPFVAAEAADDVDTPDREAGDAPRRQPLDDDPNFVPLTRDEVRAFLEAGLAAALTPRFFTVSDECEGLEIDGRSVAAVAGRPAFLVGLRKPSKPVAPFGRDEPVWLPTCVFLDPTTLQCRIHDSDLFPAECGAYPAHTLALEAEPECRRVEAVAGGDRLIDDEVPGPGDLEDLLLGTQAIGQKLFCHPDPDALEGVIERLAAGEATREDRATCLAVAAASSPGTFAISEYHREWGREQALDEPAETDGATWVEPAICEWHRRRERADGTPSPAVAVEIEEARGAPTTPGWDDLE, encoded by the coding sequence ATGGAGGTGAACTGCGAGGGCTGTGCGGGCTGTTGTATGGACTGGCGCGGACTCCTGTCGGGTACCGATCCCGAGGATCGCGAACGCGACGGCTCCACTCGAGGTGGCTACGGTCCCCGCGCCACCCGTGGCGGTCGCGGGCCGTTCGTCGCAGCGGAAGCCGCCGATGACGTCGATACCCCTGACCGTGAGGCCGGGGACGCCCCACGCCGTCAGCCCCTCGACGACGACCCAAACTTCGTCCCGCTCACTCGAGACGAGGTCCGGGCGTTCCTCGAGGCGGGGCTGGCTGCGGCCCTGACGCCTCGCTTTTTCACCGTCAGCGACGAGTGCGAGGGTCTCGAGATCGACGGACGCTCGGTCGCCGCAGTCGCGGGTCGGCCGGCGTTCCTCGTCGGCCTGCGAAAACCCTCCAAACCCGTCGCGCCGTTCGGTCGCGACGAGCCCGTGTGGCTCCCGACCTGCGTCTTCCTCGATCCGACGACGCTCCAGTGTCGGATCCACGACTCCGACCTGTTCCCGGCCGAGTGCGGGGCCTACCCGGCCCACACCCTCGCGCTCGAGGCCGAGCCGGAGTGTCGCCGCGTCGAGGCCGTCGCCGGCGGCGACCGCCTCATAGACGACGAGGTTCCCGGCCCGGGAGACCTCGAGGACCTGCTGCTCGGCACGCAGGCGATCGGACAGAAGCTCTTCTGTCACCCCGATCCCGACGCACTCGAGGGCGTCATCGAGCGGCTCGCTGCTGGCGAGGCGACCCGCGAGGATCGGGCGACGTGTCTGGCCGTCGCGGCCGCCTCGAGCCCCGGTACGTTCGCGATTTCCGAGTATCACCGCGAGTGGGGCCGGGAGCAGGCACTCGATGAGCCAGCCGAGACGGACGGCGCTACCTGGGTCGAACCCGCGATCTGCGAGTGGCACCGTCGCCGAGAGCGAGCGGACGGAACGCCGTCACCAGCCGTCGCAGTCGAAATCGAGGAGGCTCGCGGCGCACCGACGACGCCGGGATGGGACGATCTCGAGTGA
- a CDS encoding DUF7561 family protein, translating to MARHTCDGCGRRVSVAGGMENLWTFGQDDGSAGTAMTLEFDDGAEYLLCYPCLQVLPDEPAEGDVDRLEQVDEETSRLRSA from the coding sequence ATGGCACGGCACACCTGCGACGGCTGTGGGCGACGGGTCAGCGTCGCGGGCGGCATGGAGAACCTCTGGACGTTCGGTCAGGACGACGGCAGCGCGGGCACGGCGATGACCCTCGAGTTCGACGACGGGGCCGAGTACCTGCTGTGTTACCCCTGTCTGCAGGTGCTCCCCGACGAGCCAGCCGAGGGCGACGTCGATCGTCTCGAGCAGGTCGACGAGGAGACGTCGCGCCTGCGGTCGGCGTGA
- a CDS encoding ATP-dependent DNA helicase has product MNPDRIFEAFPAPSYRGAQEQALRDIRDAFAAGNDVVLVRAPTGSGKSLLARAVAGCAREIDEAAPSEATGAYYTTPQVSQLDDVAEDDLLSDLNIIRGKSNYTCILPHEERTPVDQAPCVRERGYDCAVKHRCPYFSDRAIASNREIAAMTLAYFMQTAGSEVFRKRDVVVIDEAHGLAEWAEMYATIQLGPRTVPFWDELRVPQVDSIDRAARYAENLAGTCERRKDDLLGQQSLTPGEVRERDRLQELIGELEWFVRDYRDPQSPTTWLVDQSDADSSDGGGGDDDGDEQGGPLTIKPMNPEKYLAHTVWDRGNKFALLSATILNKDAFCRHVGLDPSNVALVDVEHTFPVENRPLYDVTQGKMTYEHRSETIPKIARTIVRLMARHPDEKGLIHAHSYDIQAQLAELLRDFGVGERIRVHDRDGRDADFESWKASDDPDVFISVKMEEALDLKGDLCRWQVICKAPFLNTSDSRVAHRLEEGQWAWYFRAALRTVIQACGRVVRAPDDHGATYLADSSLLDCFERARTDMPDWFTEQVDRMQTPELPPFDPQAALGGSTPTGKSAGSSAGRAGGGSRTGSTAASSGTSTRNGSGSGFRYGRSSNGDGDGDDGGSRSSPLADVWDTD; this is encoded by the coding sequence GTGAACCCCGACCGGATCTTCGAGGCCTTCCCCGCACCGAGTTATCGCGGGGCCCAGGAGCAAGCCCTCCGGGACATCCGCGACGCGTTCGCGGCTGGTAACGACGTCGTCCTCGTGCGCGCACCGACCGGCAGCGGCAAGTCGCTGCTGGCGCGAGCGGTCGCCGGCTGTGCCCGCGAAATCGACGAGGCAGCACCGAGCGAGGCCACGGGTGCCTACTACACGACCCCGCAGGTTTCACAGCTCGACGACGTCGCCGAGGACGACCTCCTCTCCGATCTGAACATCATCCGCGGGAAGTCGAACTACACCTGCATCCTTCCACACGAGGAACGGACCCCGGTCGACCAGGCCCCCTGCGTGCGCGAACGGGGCTACGACTGTGCGGTCAAACACCGCTGTCCGTACTTCTCCGACCGGGCGATCGCCTCCAACCGAGAGATCGCAGCGATGACGCTCGCGTACTTCATGCAGACCGCCGGCAGCGAGGTGTTCCGCAAGCGTGACGTCGTCGTGATCGACGAGGCCCACGGCTTAGCCGAGTGGGCCGAAATGTACGCGACGATCCAGCTCGGGCCGCGAACCGTTCCGTTCTGGGACGAGTTGCGCGTCCCGCAAGTCGACTCGATCGACCGCGCCGCTCGCTACGCCGAGAACCTCGCCGGTACCTGCGAACGCCGCAAAGACGACCTGCTCGGTCAGCAGTCGCTCACCCCCGGCGAGGTCCGCGAACGCGACCGCCTCCAGGAACTCATCGGCGAACTCGAGTGGTTCGTCAGAGACTACCGGGACCCCCAGAGTCCGACGACGTGGCTGGTCGACCAGAGCGACGCGGACTCGAGCGACGGTGGCGGCGGTGACGACGACGGGGACGAGCAGGGCGGACCGCTGACGATCAAGCCGATGAACCCCGAGAAGTACCTCGCCCACACCGTCTGGGACCGGGGCAACAAGTTCGCGCTCCTCTCGGCGACCATCCTCAACAAGGACGCCTTCTGCCGACACGTCGGCCTCGACCCGAGCAACGTCGCGCTGGTGGACGTCGAGCACACGTTCCCCGTCGAAAACCGCCCGCTGTACGACGTCACCCAGGGGAAGATGACCTACGAGCACCGCTCGGAGACCATCCCCAAAATCGCGCGGACGATCGTCCGGCTGATGGCCCGCCACCCCGACGAGAAGGGACTGATTCACGCCCACTCTTACGACATCCAGGCCCAGCTGGCCGAACTCCTCCGCGATTTCGGCGTCGGCGAGCGCATCCGCGTCCACGACCGTGACGGCCGCGACGCCGACTTCGAGTCCTGGAAAGCCAGTGACGATCCCGACGTCTTCATCTCGGTCAAGATGGAGGAAGCCCTCGACCTCAAGGGCGACCTTTGTCGGTGGCAGGTCATCTGCAAGGCCCCCTTCCTCAACACGAGCGACTCTCGCGTCGCCCACCGCCTCGAGGAGGGCCAGTGGGCCTGGTACTTCCGGGCGGCGCTGCGAACCGTCATCCAGGCTTGCGGGCGAGTCGTCCGCGCGCCCGACGACCACGGCGCGACCTACCTCGCCGACTCGAGCCTGCTCGATTGCTTCGAGCGGGCCCGCACCGACATGCCCGACTGGTTCACAGAGCAGGTCGACCGAATGCAAACGCCGGAGTTGCCGCCGTTCGATCCGCAGGCGGCACTCGGGGGGTCGACGCCGACGGGTAAGTCGGCCGGCTCGAGTGCGGGACGGGCAGGCGGCGGGTCTCGAACGGGGTCGACCGCGGCTAGTTCCGGGACCAGCACTCGAAACGGTTCTGGCAGCGGATTCCGGTACGGCCGCTCGAGCAACGGGGACGGAGACGGGGACGATGGCGGCTCGCGCTCGAGTCCGCTGGCTGACGTCTGGGACACGGACTGA
- a CDS encoding class I SAM-dependent methyltransferase, translating into MTDGGEQPATDDLEAVLPPAADDAPLAAVVEKPRTETAIASLRAEGVYDDSRKVMEARGRRDAEPSNQPNGSKTREDGPDRVALPVLEPPAETRVLEVVRQVDPEPRSPDLEDLLAEWGWSDADLESAPGSWAVIGSVILVRLPDDCADETDVAEALLECHGEADSVLADEGIANDGAAGTYREPRTRLLAGEADTETIHTEHGTRYGLDPAQVMFSPGNQAERARMGDLASEGERVFDMFAGIGYFTLPMARAGASVTATELNPTAFRYLLENAMLNDVPDRVDAYMTDCRDLAGDLEVDRIVMGYYGSSDSSGARNDGHDAESDEPAPPSDEAHAARSDGPHATRTDEAHEFLPDALEALAPGGVVHYHEATPEPRLWDRPLERLETAADRADRELEVLEKRRVKSHSAGVEHVVVDARFE; encoded by the coding sequence ATGACTGACGGGGGCGAGCAGCCGGCGACCGACGACCTCGAGGCCGTGCTCCCGCCAGCAGCCGACGACGCGCCACTCGCCGCCGTCGTCGAGAAGCCGCGCACGGAGACGGCCATCGCGTCCCTTCGCGCCGAAGGCGTCTACGACGACTCCCGAAAGGTCATGGAGGCGCGAGGGCGACGCGACGCGGAGCCCTCGAATCAACCGAACGGGTCGAAGACCCGCGAGGATGGCCCCGACAGGGTCGCTCTCCCCGTCCTCGAGCCACCCGCGGAGACGCGCGTGCTCGAGGTCGTCCGACAGGTCGATCCCGAACCCCGGAGTCCGGACCTCGAGGACCTGCTCGCCGAGTGGGGCTGGAGCGACGCAGACCTCGAGTCTGCACCGGGCTCGTGGGCCGTGATCGGCTCGGTGATCCTCGTTCGCCTGCCTGACGACTGTGCAGACGAGACCGACGTCGCCGAGGCGCTGCTCGAGTGCCACGGCGAGGCCGACAGCGTGCTCGCAGACGAGGGCATCGCGAACGACGGCGCGGCTGGAACCTACCGCGAGCCCCGGACGCGACTGCTCGCGGGCGAGGCAGATACCGAGACGATCCACACCGAACACGGCACCCGCTACGGTCTCGATCCCGCGCAGGTGATGTTCTCGCCGGGCAACCAGGCCGAACGCGCGCGGATGGGCGACCTCGCGAGCGAGGGCGAGCGCGTCTTCGACATGTTCGCCGGCATCGGCTACTTCACCCTCCCGATGGCTCGCGCCGGTGCCTCGGTCACCGCTACCGAACTGAACCCGACTGCCTTCCGCTACCTGCTCGAGAACGCCATGCTGAACGACGTCCCAGATCGCGTCGACGCCTACATGACCGACTGTCGGGACCTCGCGGGTGACCTCGAGGTCGACCGGATCGTGATGGGCTACTACGGCTCGAGCGATTCGTCGGGGGCGAGAAACGACGGCCACGACGCGGAGTCGGACGAACCTGCACCCCCCAGCGACGAGGCCCACGCCGCTCGTTCAGACGGCCCCCACGCCACCCGCACCGACGAGGCCCACGAGTTCCTCCCCGACGCCCTTGAGGCGCTCGCCCCCGGCGGCGTCGTCCACTACCACGAGGCGACGCCCGAACCGCGGCTGTGGGATCGCCCGCTCGAGCGCCTCGAGACCGCCGCGGATCGGGCTGACCGGGAGCTCGAGGTGCTCGAGAAACGACGGGTCAAGAGCCACAGCGCGGGCGTCGAACACGTCGTCGTGGACGCCCGGTTCGAGTAA
- a CDS encoding 60S ribosomal export protein NMD3 yields the protein MSESRAFCPRCGDPVPDRSGSDAADPLRPGAEVDLCDACYFEDFDFVDAPDRIDVRVCAQCGAVYRGNRWVDVGADDYTDVAIEEVSAALGVHVDVDDVAWQVEPEQVDPNTIRMHCYFTGVVRGTPVEEEVMIPVKIARQTCTRCGRIAGDYYASIVQIRAEDRTPTSEEIDRAKEIANTVVAEMEATGDRNAFVTEMGEVDEGLNMKVSTNKIGKKISNKMVEEFGGTVNDAETLVTEDEDGNEVYRVTFAVRLPPYIPGDVIELTNGDDDGPVLVRSAHGNLKGTRVTTGERYEASYEEGNSPDARRLGRLEDGVETTVVTVEDENAVQILDPETYQAKTVSRPDYFDPDAQTVPVLKSRAGLHILPDPDPDTGGDDAGPYDPYANRDEGDD from the coding sequence ATGAGTGAGTCGCGTGCGTTCTGTCCCCGGTGTGGGGACCCGGTGCCGGATCGGTCCGGGAGCGACGCAGCCGATCCCCTTCGGCCGGGTGCGGAGGTCGACCTCTGTGACGCCTGTTACTTCGAGGACTTCGACTTCGTCGACGCCCCCGACCGGATCGACGTGCGGGTCTGTGCCCAGTGTGGGGCCGTCTATCGTGGGAACCGCTGGGTCGACGTCGGTGCAGACGACTACACCGACGTCGCGATCGAGGAGGTCAGTGCGGCCCTCGGGGTTCACGTCGACGTCGACGACGTCGCCTGGCAGGTCGAACCCGAGCAGGTCGACCCGAACACGATCCGGATGCACTGTTACTTCACGGGCGTCGTCCGCGGGACGCCCGTCGAGGAGGAGGTGATGATCCCGGTGAAGATCGCCCGCCAGACGTGTACCCGCTGTGGCCGGATCGCCGGCGACTACTACGCCAGCATCGTCCAGATCCGTGCCGAGGATCGGACGCCGACGAGCGAGGAGATCGACCGCGCGAAGGAAATCGCCAACACCGTCGTCGCCGAGATGGAGGCGACGGGCGACCGCAACGCCTTCGTCACCGAGATGGGCGAGGTCGACGAGGGGCTGAACATGAAGGTCTCGACCAACAAGATCGGCAAGAAGATCTCGAACAAGATGGTCGAGGAGTTCGGCGGCACCGTCAACGACGCCGAGACGCTCGTCACGGAGGACGAAGACGGCAACGAGGTCTACCGGGTCACCTTCGCCGTCCGCCTGCCGCCGTACATCCCCGGCGACGTCATCGAACTCACGAACGGCGACGACGACGGCCCCGTCCTCGTGCGCAGCGCCCACGGCAACCTCAAGGGCACCCGCGTCACCACCGGCGAGCGCTACGAAGCCAGCTACGAGGAGGGCAACTCTCCCGACGCGCGCCGACTGGGCCGACTCGAGGACGGCGTCGAGACGACGGTCGTCACCGTCGAGGACGAGAACGCGGTCCAGATTCTCGATCCCGAAACCTATCAGGCGAAGACGGTCTCGCGGCCGGACTACTTCGATCCCGACGCCCAGACCGTTCCCGTGCTCAAGAGCCGCGCCGGGCTTCACATCCTCCCCGACCCCGATCCGGACACCGGGGGCGACGACGCCGGGCCCTACGACCCCTACGCGAACCGCGACGAGGGCGATGACTGA
- the htpX gene encoding zinc metalloprotease HtpX produces the protein MNWQADWGLRFRMFLTMFLLFALYIVFAGVITAYYGGGLAVFALLFGGMSLVQYYFSDTLTLKTMGAKEVSPEEYPQLHGSVERLSQQADLPKPRVAVIDSNVPNAFATGRNQKNAAVAVTTGLMNTLERDELDGVIAHELAHVKNRDMMVMTIASFLSTIAFMIVRWGALFGGGRNRQGGGIVVAIGVSLVVWIISYILIRALSRYREYAADRGAAAITGNPTALASALMKIAGEMDRVPKNDMREEAEMNAFFIIPIKSGIVGQLFSTHPPTEKRVEQLRDLERELATA, from the coding sequence ATGAACTGGCAGGCGGACTGGGGTCTTCGCTTTCGGATGTTCCTGACGATGTTCCTGCTGTTCGCCCTCTATATCGTCTTCGCGGGCGTGATTACCGCCTATTACGGCGGTGGGCTGGCGGTGTTCGCGTTGCTTTTCGGCGGCATGTCCCTCGTCCAGTACTACTTCAGCGACACGCTCACCCTCAAGACGATGGGGGCGAAGGAAGTCTCCCCCGAGGAGTATCCGCAACTGCACGGGTCGGTCGAACGACTCTCCCAGCAGGCCGACCTCCCCAAGCCCAGAGTAGCGGTCATCGACTCGAACGTCCCCAACGCCTTCGCGACCGGTCGCAACCAGAAGAACGCCGCCGTCGCGGTGACGACCGGCCTGATGAATACCCTCGAGCGCGACGAACTCGACGGCGTCATCGCCCACGAACTCGCCCACGTCAAGAATCGGGACATGATGGTGATGACCATCGCCTCGTTCCTCTCGACCATCGCGTTCATGATCGTCCGCTGGGGGGCACTCTTCGGCGGCGGTCGAAACCGACAGGGCGGCGGCATCGTCGTCGCCATCGGCGTCTCGCTGGTCGTCTGGATCATCAGCTACATTCTGATCCGCGCGCTCTCACGGTACCGCGAGTACGCCGCCGACCGCGGTGCCGCCGCGATCACCGGCAACCCGACTGCGCTCGCCTCCGCACTCATGAAGATCGCCGGCGAGATGGACCGCGTCCCCAAAAACGACATGCGCGAAGAGGCCGAGATGAACGCCTTCTTCATCATCCCGATCAAGTCCGGCATCGTCGGGCAACTCTTTAGCACCCACCCGCCGACCGAAAAGCGCGTCGAACAGCTTCGGGACCTCGAGCGTGAACTGGCGACCGCCTGA
- a CDS encoding DUF7472 family protein, with amino-acid sequence MLERERIIEIVVAVAAVFVMIGAMLWIGTTYGGDNGVLTTDGAEVLVGAMVGFIVLLLGVGLVLAYVMNEPEGFDDDADAQSF; translated from the coding sequence ATGCTCGAGCGCGAGCGGATCATCGAAATCGTCGTCGCCGTCGCTGCAGTGTTCGTCATGATCGGCGCGATGCTCTGGATCGGTACGACCTACGGCGGCGACAACGGCGTCCTCACGACCGACGGTGCCGAAGTTCTCGTCGGCGCGATGGTCGGATTCATCGTCCTCCTGCTGGGCGTTGGGCTCGTCCTGGCGTACGTCATGAACGAACCCGAAGGGTTCGACGACGACGCAGACGCCCAGAGCTTCTGA